A region from the Biomphalaria glabrata chromosome 14, xgBioGlab47.1, whole genome shotgun sequence genome encodes:
- the LOC106069204 gene encoding phospholipase A and acyltransferase 2-like isoform X1: MQFFCSTLTKGLLQNSSPCLLKDKKAIKFNKGDLIKINRNFFWHWGVYNGSGCIIHVNNVNMEDGMCNAEVVCEPFNDVVGDCYYEKGNKKDSKWTPLDPEEIVKRAYESCKPFKYNVLFNNCEHFARWCRYDVDYSNQGNFLKTVLQDKLVTTLARDDIAELTNEQKEKLKDVINSKMLLGRRIQDASSSQEQSI, encoded by the exons ATGCAGTTCTTCTGTAGCACTCTAACCAAAGGACTTTTACAAAACTCCAGTCCGTGCTTATTGAAGGACAAGAAAgccattaaatttaataaaggtgatttgattaaaataaatcGTAACTTTTTCTGGCATTGGGGTGTCTACAATG GTAGCGGCTGCATCATTCATGTGAATAACGTCAACATGGAGGATGGTATGTGCAACGCTGAGGTAGTCTGTGAACCATTCAACGATGTGGTTGGAGATTGTTACTatgaaaaaggaaacaaaaaagattcGAAATGGAC accacTGGATCCAGAGGAGATTGTTAAAAGGGCCTATGAAAGTTGTAAGCCTTTTAAATACAACGTCCTATTTAACAATTGCGAACATTTTGCCAGGTGGTGTCGTTACGATGTTGATTATAGCAACCAG gggaactttttaaaaactgtcCTTCAAGACAAACTTGTGACTACTCTTGCAAGAGATGACATTGCA GAGCTGACAAATGAACAAAAGGAAAAACTGAAGGATGTCATCAACTCA AAAATGTTACTGGGTCGTAGAATTCAG GATGCAAGTTCCAGTCAGGAGCAAAGCATTTAG
- the LOC106069204 gene encoding uncharacterized protein LOC106069204 isoform X3, protein MISRPENLLFGCIIHVNNVNMEDGMCNAEVVCEPFNDVVGDCYYEKGNKKDSKWTPLDPEEIVKRAYESCKPFKYNVLFNNCEHFARWCRYDVDYSNQGNFLKTVLQDKLVTTLARDDIAELTNEQKEKLKDVINSKMLLGRRIQDASSSQEQSI, encoded by the exons CGGCTGCATCATTCATGTGAATAACGTCAACATGGAGGATGGTATGTGCAACGCTGAGGTAGTCTGTGAACCATTCAACGATGTGGTTGGAGATTGTTACTatgaaaaaggaaacaaaaaagattcGAAATGGAC accacTGGATCCAGAGGAGATTGTTAAAAGGGCCTATGAAAGTTGTAAGCCTTTTAAATACAACGTCCTATTTAACAATTGCGAACATTTTGCCAGGTGGTGTCGTTACGATGTTGATTATAGCAACCAG gggaactttttaaaaactgtcCTTCAAGACAAACTTGTGACTACTCTTGCAAGAGATGACATTGCA GAGCTGACAAATGAACAAAAGGAAAAACTGAAGGATGTCATCAACTCA AAAATGTTACTGGGTCGTAGAATTCAG GATGCAAGTTCCAGTCAGGAGCAAAGCATTTAG
- the LOC106069204 gene encoding phospholipase A and acyltransferase 1-like isoform X4 — translation MEDGMCNAEVVCEPFNDVVGDCYYEKGNKKDSKWTPLDPEEIVKRAYESCKPFKYNVLFNNCEHFARWCRYDVDYSNQGNFLKTVLQDKLVTTLARDDIAELTNEQKEKLKDVINSKMLLGRRIQDASSSQEQSI, via the exons ATGGAGGATGGTATGTGCAACGCTGAGGTAGTCTGTGAACCATTCAACGATGTGGTTGGAGATTGTTACTatgaaaaaggaaacaaaaaagattcGAAATGGAC accacTGGATCCAGAGGAGATTGTTAAAAGGGCCTATGAAAGTTGTAAGCCTTTTAAATACAACGTCCTATTTAACAATTGCGAACATTTTGCCAGGTGGTGTCGTTACGATGTTGATTATAGCAACCAG gggaactttttaaaaactgtcCTTCAAGACAAACTTGTGACTACTCTTGCAAGAGATGACATTGCA GAGCTGACAAATGAACAAAAGGAAAAACTGAAGGATGTCATCAACTCA AAAATGTTACTGGGTCGTAGAATTCAG GATGCAAGTTCCAGTCAGGAGCAAAGCATTTAG